The following coding sequences are from one Triticum dicoccoides isolate Atlit2015 ecotype Zavitan chromosome 4A, WEW_v2.0, whole genome shotgun sequence window:
- the LOC119285679 gene encoding nuclear pore complex protein NUP93A-like isoform X1, whose protein sequence is MAGVGADGGGDTEMGGWSELLNISTKLLEQAAPTPHFPTLQRNLDQLEVLSTKLKAKTIRAEAPSQSLSATRLLAREGINAEQLTRDLKSFELKTTFEDVFPSEATSVEEYLQQLHEMAIVSSIQGAQKDNLQSFNNYMMQVLEDDWQKEKRDFLQSLSRLSTLPKRNTNLAGGLSRYALMPSSASSPQASSGLPAAEVMPIPNKTIIDSKSSVYAGVVKDLNDARGRSLPFSPATAFRAAYESLSLDATGSKSVTMQKVWHLIQALVGEGSTHKNVSRKMSLVVGARRHLEWGHEKYIIETINSQPALAALGGSVGNLQKIRAFLRVRLRDHGVLDFDASDLRRQPPVDTTWQQIYFCLRTGYYDEARQVAQSSRAAYNFAPLLAEWITTNGAVSLETALTASEECEKMLRMGDRPGRPGYDRKKLLLYAIICGCRRQIDRLLKDLPTLFNTIEDFLWFKLSALREYSSASSSNVANEGLVPYMLEDLQNYLNKFEPSYYTKSGKDPLVYPYILLLSIQSLPAILYLSKEVGEEGYHVDAVHISITLADHGILPEGVGSGQKMGVMDACAEAASIIRQYGSIYLRNGNLDLALEYYAQAAAAMGGGEVSWIGQGNADQQRQRSSMLMQLLTEILLRDGGIQLLLGPSGMGEEGELKKYMMDLRSRQQFLLEAAHRCQEAGLYDKSVEIHKRVGAFAMALQTVNKCLSDAVCALAHNMSDGESRAVALIQSGNEILETARYSSEASVQDKDLISEQQIVLRQLEAILHIYRLARAGQTVDALRETIKLPFLHLDPQSSNISVDVFRNLSPHVQACVPDLLKVALNCMDNVRDTDGTLRAVKSKIANLVVSNMSWDWPQDLYQKVAQCI, encoded by the exons ATGGCCGGCGTCGGCGCCGATGGCGGAGGAGACACGGAGATGGGCGGCTGGTCAGAGCTGCTCAACATCTCCACCAAGCTCCTCGAGCAGGCCGCCCCCACCCCTCACTTCCCTACCCTCCAG AGGAACCTGGACCAGCTCGAGGTGCTCTCCACGAAGCTTAAGGCCAAGACGATCCGCGCCGAGGCGCCGTCGCAGTCGCTCTCCGCCACCAG GTTGCTGGCGCGCGAGGGGATCAACGCGGAGCAGCTCACCAGGGACCTCAAGTCATTTGAACTCAAG ACCACCTTTGAGGATGTTTTTCCATCGGAAGCAACTTCTGTCGAGGAATACCTGCAACAG cttcatgaaatggcaattgtCTCATCCATCCAAGGAGCACAAAAGGACAACTTACAGAGTTTTAACAATTATATGATGCAAGTTCTTGAG GATGACTGGCAGAAGGAGAAGAGAGATTTCTTGCAGAGTCTAAGCCGACTTTCTACATTACCAAAGAGAAACACCAATCTAGCTGGTGGTCTGTCTCGTTATGCTCTGATGCCATCTTCAGCTTCCAGTCCTCAAGCTTCATCAGGGCTGCCTGCTGCGGAAGTCATGCCCATACCTAACAAGACCATAATTGATAGTAAATCTTCAGTTTACGCGGGGGTTGTGAAGGATCTCAACGACGCTAGAGGACGCAGTCTGCCTTTCAGT cctgctacagctttCAGAGCTGCCTACGAGTCCTTGTCTCTTGATGCTACTGGCTCGAAGTCAGTGACCATGCAGAAAGTGTGGCATTTGATTCAG GCATTAGTAGGGGAAGGGTCAACTCATAAAAATGTTTCAAGAAAAATGTCACTAGTGGTTGGAGCAAGGCGACACCTTGAATGGGGTCATGAGAAATACATTATTGAGACCATCAACAGCCAGCCAGCACTA GCTGCTCTTGGTGGATCGGTTGGCAATCTTCAAAAGATTCGTGCATTTCTTCGG GTCCGGTTGCGGGATCATGGCGTGTTAGACTTTGATGCAAGTGATCTTCGCAGACAGCCACCAGTGGATACAACATGGCAGCAG ATTTATTTCTGCTTAAGAACTGGGTATTATGATGAAGCAAGGCAAGTTGCTCAATCATCTCGTGCTGCTTACAACTTCGCCCCTCTG CTTGCAGAATGGATTACTACTAATGGTGCTGTGTCATTAGAGACCGCTCTGACAGCTTCTGAGGAATGTGAAAAAATGCTCAGAATGGGTGACCGACCAGGGCGTCCTGGTTATGATAGAAAGAAGTTGCTTCTTTATGCCATAATTTGTGGCTGTCGACGGCAAATTGACAGATTACTTAAAGATCTGCCAACACTTTTCAATACTATAGAGGATTTCTTGTGGTTCAAGTTGTCAGCTCTACGGGAATACTCCAGTGCATCTTCTTCTAATGTTGCGAATGAAGGCTTGGTTCCTTATATGCTGGAGGATTTACAAAATTATCTGAACAAATTTGAGCCATCGTATTATACAAAGAGTGGAAAAGACCCCTTGGTCTATCCCTATATTCTGCTCTTAAGCATCCAATCACTTCCAGCAATTCTTTATTTGTCTAAAGAAGTTGGAGAGGAAGGGTACCATGTTGATGCTGTGCATATTTCAATTACTCTAGCTGATCATGGTATTCTCCCTGAGGGAGTTGGATCAGGCCAGAAGATGGGTGTAATGGATGCTTGCGCAGAAGCTGCCAGTATTATACGGCAATATGGCTCTATTTACTTGCGCAATGGCAACCTTGATTTGGCCTTGGAGTATTATGCACAGGCTGCTGCTGCAATGGGTGGAGGAGAGGTATCATGGATTGGTCAAGGGAATGCTGATCAACAACGTCAACGAAGTTCAATGTTGATGCAACTGCTCACAGAGATATTACTAAGGGATGGTGGTATTCAACTTCTGCTTGGTCCAAGTGGAATGGGAGAAGAAGGAGAACTAAAAAAGTATATGATGGATTTGAGAAGTAGGCAGCAATTCTTGCTTGAAGCCGCCCATCGGTGTCAAGAGGCAGGGCTTTATGACAAA TCAGTGGAAATTCACAAAAGAGTTGGAGCCTTTGCCATGGCACTTCAGACAGTAAACAAGTGTCTATCGGATGCAGTATGTGCCCTGGCACACAATATGTCAGATGGCGAAAGCCGTGCTGTTGCTCTAATTCAATCTGGCAATGAAATTTTGGAGACAGCCAGATATTCTTCTGAAGCCAG TGTTCAAGACAAGGATCTCATTTCTGAACAGCAAATTGTACTGAGACAGCTTGAAGCTATTCTTCACATTTATAGGCTAGCTCGTGCTGGACAAACTGTTGACGCTCTGAGGGAAACCATCAAACTTCCATTTCTTCATTTGGATCCACAGTCTTCGAATATATCAGTCGATGTATTCAGGAATTTATCACCCCATGTTCAAGCTTGTGTGCCAGATCTCCTGAAGGTTGCTCTAAACTGCATGGACAATGTTAGAGATACCGATGGGACCCTGCGTGCTGTCAAGTCAAAG ATTGCAAACCTTGTGGTAAGCAACATGAGCTGGGATTGGCCACAGGATTTGTACCAGAAGGTGGCTCAGTGCATATGA
- the LOC119285679 gene encoding nuclear pore complex protein NUP93A-like isoform X2 codes for MAGVGADGGGDTEMGGWSELLNISTKLLEQAAPTPHFPTLQRNLDQLEVLSTKLKAKTIRAEAPSQSLSATRLLAREGINAEQLTRDLKSFELKTTFEDVFPSEATSVEEYLQQLHEMAIVSSIQGAQKDNLQSFNNYMMQVLEKEKRDFLQSLSRLSTLPKRNTNLAGGLSRYALMPSSASSPQASSGLPAAEVMPIPNKTIIDSKSSVYAGVVKDLNDARGRSLPFSPATAFRAAYESLSLDATGSKSVTMQKVWHLIQALVGEGSTHKNVSRKMSLVVGARRHLEWGHEKYIIETINSQPALAALGGSVGNLQKIRAFLRVRLRDHGVLDFDASDLRRQPPVDTTWQQIYFCLRTGYYDEARQVAQSSRAAYNFAPLLAEWITTNGAVSLETALTASEECEKMLRMGDRPGRPGYDRKKLLLYAIICGCRRQIDRLLKDLPTLFNTIEDFLWFKLSALREYSSASSSNVANEGLVPYMLEDLQNYLNKFEPSYYTKSGKDPLVYPYILLLSIQSLPAILYLSKEVGEEGYHVDAVHISITLADHGILPEGVGSGQKMGVMDACAEAASIIRQYGSIYLRNGNLDLALEYYAQAAAAMGGGEVSWIGQGNADQQRQRSSMLMQLLTEILLRDGGIQLLLGPSGMGEEGELKKYMMDLRSRQQFLLEAAHRCQEAGLYDKSVEIHKRVGAFAMALQTVNKCLSDAVCALAHNMSDGESRAVALIQSGNEILETARYSSEASVQDKDLISEQQIVLRQLEAILHIYRLARAGQTVDALRETIKLPFLHLDPQSSNISVDVFRNLSPHVQACVPDLLKVALNCMDNVRDTDGTLRAVKSKIANLVVSNMSWDWPQDLYQKVAQCI; via the exons ATGGCCGGCGTCGGCGCCGATGGCGGAGGAGACACGGAGATGGGCGGCTGGTCAGAGCTGCTCAACATCTCCACCAAGCTCCTCGAGCAGGCCGCCCCCACCCCTCACTTCCCTACCCTCCAG AGGAACCTGGACCAGCTCGAGGTGCTCTCCACGAAGCTTAAGGCCAAGACGATCCGCGCCGAGGCGCCGTCGCAGTCGCTCTCCGCCACCAG GTTGCTGGCGCGCGAGGGGATCAACGCGGAGCAGCTCACCAGGGACCTCAAGTCATTTGAACTCAAG ACCACCTTTGAGGATGTTTTTCCATCGGAAGCAACTTCTGTCGAGGAATACCTGCAACAG cttcatgaaatggcaattgtCTCATCCATCCAAGGAGCACAAAAGGACAACTTACAGAGTTTTAACAATTATATGATGCAAGTTCTTGAG AAGGAGAAGAGAGATTTCTTGCAGAGTCTAAGCCGACTTTCTACATTACCAAAGAGAAACACCAATCTAGCTGGTGGTCTGTCTCGTTATGCTCTGATGCCATCTTCAGCTTCCAGTCCTCAAGCTTCATCAGGGCTGCCTGCTGCGGAAGTCATGCCCATACCTAACAAGACCATAATTGATAGTAAATCTTCAGTTTACGCGGGGGTTGTGAAGGATCTCAACGACGCTAGAGGACGCAGTCTGCCTTTCAGT cctgctacagctttCAGAGCTGCCTACGAGTCCTTGTCTCTTGATGCTACTGGCTCGAAGTCAGTGACCATGCAGAAAGTGTGGCATTTGATTCAG GCATTAGTAGGGGAAGGGTCAACTCATAAAAATGTTTCAAGAAAAATGTCACTAGTGGTTGGAGCAAGGCGACACCTTGAATGGGGTCATGAGAAATACATTATTGAGACCATCAACAGCCAGCCAGCACTA GCTGCTCTTGGTGGATCGGTTGGCAATCTTCAAAAGATTCGTGCATTTCTTCGG GTCCGGTTGCGGGATCATGGCGTGTTAGACTTTGATGCAAGTGATCTTCGCAGACAGCCACCAGTGGATACAACATGGCAGCAG ATTTATTTCTGCTTAAGAACTGGGTATTATGATGAAGCAAGGCAAGTTGCTCAATCATCTCGTGCTGCTTACAACTTCGCCCCTCTG CTTGCAGAATGGATTACTACTAATGGTGCTGTGTCATTAGAGACCGCTCTGACAGCTTCTGAGGAATGTGAAAAAATGCTCAGAATGGGTGACCGACCAGGGCGTCCTGGTTATGATAGAAAGAAGTTGCTTCTTTATGCCATAATTTGTGGCTGTCGACGGCAAATTGACAGATTACTTAAAGATCTGCCAACACTTTTCAATACTATAGAGGATTTCTTGTGGTTCAAGTTGTCAGCTCTACGGGAATACTCCAGTGCATCTTCTTCTAATGTTGCGAATGAAGGCTTGGTTCCTTATATGCTGGAGGATTTACAAAATTATCTGAACAAATTTGAGCCATCGTATTATACAAAGAGTGGAAAAGACCCCTTGGTCTATCCCTATATTCTGCTCTTAAGCATCCAATCACTTCCAGCAATTCTTTATTTGTCTAAAGAAGTTGGAGAGGAAGGGTACCATGTTGATGCTGTGCATATTTCAATTACTCTAGCTGATCATGGTATTCTCCCTGAGGGAGTTGGATCAGGCCAGAAGATGGGTGTAATGGATGCTTGCGCAGAAGCTGCCAGTATTATACGGCAATATGGCTCTATTTACTTGCGCAATGGCAACCTTGATTTGGCCTTGGAGTATTATGCACAGGCTGCTGCTGCAATGGGTGGAGGAGAGGTATCATGGATTGGTCAAGGGAATGCTGATCAACAACGTCAACGAAGTTCAATGTTGATGCAACTGCTCACAGAGATATTACTAAGGGATGGTGGTATTCAACTTCTGCTTGGTCCAAGTGGAATGGGAGAAGAAGGAGAACTAAAAAAGTATATGATGGATTTGAGAAGTAGGCAGCAATTCTTGCTTGAAGCCGCCCATCGGTGTCAAGAGGCAGGGCTTTATGACAAA TCAGTGGAAATTCACAAAAGAGTTGGAGCCTTTGCCATGGCACTTCAGACAGTAAACAAGTGTCTATCGGATGCAGTATGTGCCCTGGCACACAATATGTCAGATGGCGAAAGCCGTGCTGTTGCTCTAATTCAATCTGGCAATGAAATTTTGGAGACAGCCAGATATTCTTCTGAAGCCAG TGTTCAAGACAAGGATCTCATTTCTGAACAGCAAATTGTACTGAGACAGCTTGAAGCTATTCTTCACATTTATAGGCTAGCTCGTGCTGGACAAACTGTTGACGCTCTGAGGGAAACCATCAAACTTCCATTTCTTCATTTGGATCCACAGTCTTCGAATATATCAGTCGATGTATTCAGGAATTTATCACCCCATGTTCAAGCTTGTGTGCCAGATCTCCTGAAGGTTGCTCTAAACTGCATGGACAATGTTAGAGATACCGATGGGACCCTGCGTGCTGTCAAGTCAAAG ATTGCAAACCTTGTGGTAAGCAACATGAGCTGGGATTGGCCACAGGATTTGTACCAGAAGGTGGCTCAGTGCATATGA